One window of the Tachypleus tridentatus isolate NWPU-2018 chromosome 10, ASM421037v1, whole genome shotgun sequence genome contains the following:
- the LOC143230457 gene encoding uncharacterized protein LOC143230457 has product MWVVTYLILLLWIGRPLRSEDVPPSYRHDRLFTDTIDSVVLDMTRQYFARENDLSLYDDLPEAEKTPKFFHGFTPDTGYNNREDLLIQNIYEKRFWTNSSPKLWRYIRFNNSDFLLSVGNKNAFMWQIHPVENWMKLETSTAMFTYTTNNAIIIDSITFGKTYEQLQMLAVVILEASEYASRLIVYQVVNGYSNQAMLLNLDDTPTKVDYVSTRFDSSIILLYHSSSGFNVKYIENGIGCWKNIIKIWLPNPVDLETFVINGLGYVAVANSSTCLIFKLDWFLQSHTEIETLHLDSIRDLHSFRVSFEHFFGIIASYEQYLLVWRNGKFHRKQLLKFPNAIHFHTAPLSSCRHDIVALLFQDTMPNSISLLSWHSRDQKLLLAPPQIIESFPKDIILLPGSIASFIYNKTTYLLSVDRRTGPRLFALNASLKPLPDPLLNRVRELENLIKHIQGRFEEYMINVEHLSLVLEHAVTDSSLIFKHQVFHTMNVLQKSIGALKMLESLSLEGSHFTLDDFKWTINSLNLKLNNVEQNLEDVIFGLQDVALLDQSTVMTGTNRIRAAEGSSLEALVLDVENIAATDLINLQGSTYRSDNPLLINGEVTFVLPVTVKESVDVGCCVNNFDLDQHIMATDKDQDSTAYYYMRRPMIIENSLHISGRVNNVDLSEELVTLHKKHKIKAHKIMKDSIHIYENLTVKLIDGIDVKEMKRFSLTENSTQIIFTKEFSQDIRVQDVTITGVFNNIKLNALGANILRIDKPTSILGKKTFEDNFSAIDRLSIKGTVDRLNLPNDLFNLNSFQNLTAIKTFHGYVSVTKTYISGLVDQIRTSDLVTLTLEDSLYDKVFARGIGVDEDVIIGRFVDNVDISNITLLIKSDSHLSGKTTFLAGVTVERNMDVQKKINELDVKRTYRDAIFKTNVVDIYSRKVFNALTVRSSTIDTINGLRMEDFMLTRGNQVLRGTKFLDETSFLDLQSGLSIIDQVDLALLETERISRSSSSTIQGPLNFFEILFVENATAGTVDGVILQNAVVVSLPQEVETKIFKPNLVGNRNKKPSLLTREMRIRSDVEVATTLDAVDLTELARRRITISSNQNILVELIFSDNDAVLIEADRVNDFNFTKLSGSVMSLSKPQTVFEKSFESQISIFGDIGTSEGVSTIRLNWVNSNAIHLNEDHILSGYFIFVNVLSVAEDLVLQERVSSINIAQLVEDSVMIEGHHILTQPVRFESLLQIDGDINAALVNGVYLPEKLLTLTAPQILTGVFIFEHGLGLSSDLLTSGLINGIDVSYLSAMTMKLDLNNKLLGNLVFVEVEIKELSVSNLVNGINFSLLQTEAILVNEKDHITILKSISNDVFVERNFTTNVVNNVYMEHFVADLIWITGDQNIPTSKTFNEEVVILNNLKVLGPPIVSTIDGTDIARLAKEAVFVDKPQKIEDVKIFINFVDIDGTITIYGPINNIDLSVGAITVNRTEGDIQLIYGEKSFTMVLFKDHITVTQRVNSLLLKEHLGNTLITTGNQIMSGYKMIKGNLLCEKDLHLSRVNNISIRETVNLHSENVISGELKFSGGVKSRNLYVQGLINKIDVRVLIEEAVYLDTTQEVLKEFFLSEVLVQKDLLVGREVDHIDLDKLDKSVVSFDISFTAETQDILKETSIQRYIGDYLWDILEDSLYQLDKFVFYASLNVTGDFLDILPEATDFNIVKMPRNSYYGSTYTFVLEHSKLLYLDSIATTTTIRRVPVLILQRVFIIYVAAAHSAVDTTIMEMEQPVASLGQGILDVSVINRDEYHCNIIVLDVEGTCTIYVFGNHGYKSLLTEVTSVHIGKEATAIAGFLLHKKEVHVAVARKFPSLYTQGSSLLLKLRNGNLELVQEIAAPASNDVVYFEYGAKHYLVFTNVAPVHEALETNSVQVYRTFNYLETSFRLYQKISFNNPTSLEVFELGSLQELYMIISNSTGVEFYHLQGERGFVSTTMLVREDVRDVKPFVAKDELYVAIAQGELALSSTILKAKMKGSTVPPRFKIHWS; this is encoded by the exons ATGTGGGTGGTAACCtatcttattttgttgttatgGATAGGGCGGCCTTTACGATCGGAAGATGTG CCTCCAAGCTATCGCCATGATCGTCTTTTTACTGATACTATTGATTCCGTGGTCTTGGATATGACTCGTCAGTACTTTGCTAGAGAAAATGATCTCTCTCTTTACGACGATCTTCCAGAAGCTGAAAAAACCCCTAAGTTTTTTCATGGCTTTACTCCAGACACGGGCTATAACAATAGAGAAG atctCTTAATACAAAATATCTACGAGAAAAGATTTTGGACGAACTCTTCTCCAAAACTATGGCGCTACATTCGTTTTAATAACTCTGACTTTTTACTCTCCGTTGGAAACAAGAATGCTTTTATGTGGCAAATTCATCCTGTAGAAAACTGGATGAAGTTAGAAACATCAACGGCTATGTTCACGTATACGACTAACAACG CTATTATCATTGATTCTATAACTTTCGGTAAAACCTACGAACAGTTACAAATGTTAGCTGTAGTCATTCTGGAAGCTTCTGAATACGCTTCACGTTTGATCGTGTACCAGGTAGTAAACGGATACTCAAACCAG GCCATGCTACTTAACTTGGACGATACCCCTACTAAAGTTGATTACGTTTCAACAAGGTTCGATAGTTCTATTATCCTACTCTACCACTCTTCATCTGGCTTCAACGTAAAATATATTGAGAATG GTATTGGTTGCTGGAAGAACATCATTAAAATCTGGCTACCTAATCCAGTAGACTTGGAAACTTTTGTTATAAACGGACTAGGTTACGTCGCTGTCGCCAACTCATCCACATGTCTTATTTTCAAACTAGACTGGTTTCTACAATCCCATACAGAGATAGAAAC ATTACATTTAGACTCTATCCGTGATCTACATAGCTTTCGTGTCAGCTTCGAACACTTCTTTGGTATTATCGCATCCTACGAACAATACTTGTTAGTATGGCGAAATGGAAAATTCCACAGAAAGCAGCTATTGAAGTTTCCAAACGCAATTCATTTTCATACAGCACCTTTATCTTCATGTAGACATGATATTGTGGCTCTTCTATTCCAAGATACGATGCCAAACTCCATATCTTTACTATCATGGCATAGTCGGGACCAAAAACTACTCTTAGCTCCTCCCCAGA TAATAGAGAGCTTTCCTAAGGATATCATCCTACTGCCTGGTAGTATCGCTTCTTTCATCTACAATAAAACTACTTATCTTCTGTCCGTAGACAGAAGAACAGGACCGCGGCTTTTTGCTCTGAATGCTAGTCTTAAGCCTCTACCTGATCCACTCCTTAATAGAGTAAGAGAACTGGAAAATTTAATAAAGCATATTCAG GGTCGGTTTGAAGAATACATGATAAATGTTGAACATTTATCATTAGTCTTGGAGCACGCTGTCACAGATTCTTCTTTGATTTTTAAACATCAAGTTTTCCATACAATGAATGTCTTGCAAAAAAGCATTGGTGCTCTGAAGATGTTAGAAAGTCTATCCTTGGAAGGATCGCACTTTACTTTAGACGACTTCAAATGGACGATTAATTCGCTTAACTTAAAACTGAATAATGTTGAGCAAAACCTAGAAGATGTTATTTTTGGTCTACAAG ACGTTGCTCTTTTAGATCAATCTACTGTGATGACTGGAACAAACCGTATACGTGCTGCAGAAGGTTCGTCGTTAGAAGCTTTGGTTTTAGATGTGGAAAACATAGCTGCAACTGACCTGATAAACCTACAAGGTTCTACCTATCG CTCTGACAACCCACTTCTTATAAATGGTGAAGTAACTTTCGTATTGCCAGTAACAGTAAAAGAGTCGGTTGATGTAGGCTGTTGTGTAAATAACTTTGACCTGGATCAACATATTATGGCTACAGACAAAGATCAAGATTCGACAG CTTACTACTACATGAGAAGACCTATGATTATAGAAAATTCTCTACACATTTCTGGGAGAGTAAACAATGTAGATCTATCTGAGGAGTTGGTAACGCTGCACAAAAAGCATAAAATAAAGGCACACAAAATTATGAAGGATAGTATACACATCTACGAAAATCTAACCGTTAAATTAATAGATGGGATCGATGTCAAAGAAATGAAGCGTTTCTCTCTTACTGAAAATTCAACCCAAATAATCTTCACTAAAGAATTTAGTCAGGATATACGAGTGCAGGATGTTACAATAACTGgcgtatttaataatataaaattaaatgcacTAGGAGCTAATATTCTAAGAATAGACAAACCAACCTCTATTTTAGGAAAAAAGACATTCGAGGACAATTTCTCTGCTATCGATAGACTTTCTATTAAAGGAACGGTGGACAGATTAAATCTGCCGAACGACCTCTTTAATTTAAATAGCTTTCAAAATCTAACTGCTATTAAAACTTTCCATGGTTATGTGTCAGttactaaaacttacattagtggTTTAGTTGACCAGATACGTACTTCGGACTTGGTGACTCTAACGCTAGAAGattctttgtatgataaagtatTTGCTCGAGGAATAGGAGTAGATGAAGATGTAATAATTGGAAGATTTGTTGATAATGTGGACATTTCTAATATAACTCTTTTAATAAAGAGTGACTCTCACTTAAGTGGGAAAACAACTTTCCTAGCTGGAGTCACTGTGGAGCGAAACATGGATGTTCAGAAGAAAATTAACGAATTAGATGTTAAAAGGACATATCGCGATGCCATTTTTAAAACTAACGTGGTGGATATTTATTCACGTAAGGTCTTTAATGCTTTAACGGTTCGTTCTTCTACAATTGATACTATTAATGGCCTAAGGATGGAAGATTTTATGCTTACTAGGGGCAACCAAGTGTTAAGAG GTACAAAATTCCTTGACGAGACCTCTTTCTTAGATCTACAAAGTG GTCTAAGTATCATAGACCAAGTAGACTTGGCACTCTTGGAGACGGAACGAATTTCCCGCAGTTCTTCGAGTACAATACAAGGTCCCCTTAACTTCTTTGAGATTCTTTTCGTCGAAAATGCTACAGCAGGAACGGTAGATGGTGTCATTCTACAAAATGCTGTCGTGGTTTCTCTTCCCCAAGAAGTTGAAACGAAAATATTTAAGCCGAACTTAGTAGGTAATAGAAATAAAAAGCCATCTCTTTTGACTCGAGAGATGAGAATAAGGAGTGATGTTGAAGTAGCAACAACACTTGATGCAGTTGACTTGACGGAACTTGCTCGACGAAGAATAACAATTTCTTCTAACCAGAATATTTTGGTCGAACTTATCTTCAGTGATAACGACGCTGTCCTAATAGAAGCTGATAGAGTGAACGACtttaattttactaaactttCGGGAAGCGTTATGTCTCTCAGTAAACCTCAAACagtatttgagaagagcttcgaaa GTCAAATTTCAATTTTTGGGGACATTGGAACAAGTGAAGGAGTCTCTACTATTAGACTAAATTGGGTTAATTCAAATGCTATTCATCTGAACGAAGATCATATTTTATCTGGATACTTTATATTCGTGAACGTCTTATCAGTGGCTGAGGATCTCGTTCTACAGGAACGTGTAAGCAGTATTAATATTGCTCAGTTGGTAGAAGACTCTGTGATGATAGAAGGTCATCACATACTAACACAACCGGTACGTTTCGAAAGTTTACTTCAAATAGACGGAGATATTAATGCTGCACTTGTGAACGGTGTTTATCTTCCTGAAAAGCTACTTACTCTAACTGCTCCACAAATACTTACAG GTGTGTTCATATTTGAGCATGGACTAGGCTTATCTTCAGACCTCCTGACATCAGGACTAATAAATGGCATAGATGTCTCTTACTTGAGTGCTATGACAATGAAACTGGACCTCAATAACAAATTACTTGGAAATTTAGTATTTGTAGAAGTGGAAATAAAGGAGTTGTCCGTTTCGAACTTAGTAAATGGGATAAATTTCTCTCTGCTGCAGACGGAAGCCATTTTGGTTAATGAAAAAGACCATATAACAATCCTTAAGAGTATTTCTAACGACGTTTTTGTAGAACGTAACTTCACCACTAATGTGGTGAACAACGTATATATGGAACACTTCGTAGCGGATTTGATCTGGATAACTGGAGATCAA AATATTCCAACCTCTAAAACCTTCAATGAAGAAGTGGTGATACTTAACAACCTTAAAGTTTTAGGTCCTCCTATTGTTTCTACCATAGATGGTACTGATATTGCCCGACTTGCCAAAGAAGCAGTTTTTGTTGATAAACCACAAAAGATTGAAG ATGTGAAGATTTTTATTAACTTCGTAGATATTGATGGCACTATTACCATCTACGGTCCTATAAACAATATAGACTTGTCTGTAGGAGCTATTACTGTAAACAGAACAG AGGGTGATATCCAGCTTATTTACGGTGAAAAGAGCTTTACCATGGTACTCTTCAAAGACCACATAACTGTTACCCAAAGGGTGAACTCTCTCCTTTTAAAGGAACATCTCGGTAATACTCTAATAACAACTGGAAATCAGATCATGAGTGGTTATAAGATGATAAAG GGTAACCTTCTATGCGAGAAAGACTTGCATTTATCTAGAGTGAACAATATCAGTATAAGAGAAACCGTAAACCTGCACTCTGAAAACGTAATATCTGGCGAATTAAAATTCTCCGGTGGCGTTAAATCTCGAAACCTCTACGTCCAGG GACTGATAAACAAGATTGACGTTCGGGTGCTAATAGAAGAAGCTGTCTATCTGGATACCACCCAAGAAGTTTTAAAGGAATTTTTCCTTTCCGAAGTATTAGTTCAAAAGGACCTACTTGTTGGAAGAGAAGTGGACCACATTGATCTGGATAAGTTAGACAAATCGGTAGTTAGTTTTGATATCAGCTTTACAGCTGAAACTCAAGATATCTTGAAAGAGACGAGCATACAGCGGTACATTGGAGACTACTTGTGGGATATACTGGAAG aTTCGTTGTACCAGCTAGATAAATTCGTTTTCTATGCTTCACTCAACGTCACGGGAGACTTTCTGGATATTCTTCCAGAGGCGACTGACTTTAACATTGTTAAGATGCCAAGGAACAGCTATTACGGAAGTACTTACACGTTTGTACTTGAACATTCTAAGTTACTCTACCTTGATTCAATAGCTACAACAACTACAATACGTAGAGTTCCTGTCCTGATTCTCCAACGTGTTTTTATAATCTACGTGGCTGCTGCCCACTCTGCAGTTG ACACTACCATTATGGAAATGGAACAACCTGTGGCCTCACTTGGGCAAGGTATATTGGACGTCTCTGTAATAAACAGAGACGAATATCACTGCAACATAATTGTCTTAGATGTGGAAGGTACCTGTACGATTTACGTATTCGGAAATCATGGTTATAAGTCATTACTAACAGAAGTGACTTCTGTACATATCGGGAAAG AAGCAACAGCTATTGCTGGGTTTCTTCTGCATAAGAAAGAGGTTCACGTAGCAGTTGCGAGAAAGTTTCCTTCACTGTACACCCAAGGATCATCTCTCTTGTTGAAGCTACGCAACGGAAATCTTGAACTAGTTCAAGAGATAGCAGCACCAGCTAGTAACGATGTGGTGTACTTCGAATACGGTGCAAAGCACTACCTGGTCTTTACCAATGTTGCTCCTGTTCACGAAGCTCTAGAAACCAACTCTGTACAG GTCTATCGCACTTTCAATTACCTTGAAACCTCTTTCCGGCTCTACCAGAAAATATCCTTTAATAATCCTACTTCTCTAGAAGTTTTTGAGCTGGGTAGTCTTCAAGAGCTTTACATGATTATTTCAAACTCAACTGGAGTAGAATTTTATCATCTTCAAG GAGAAAGGGGTTTTGTTTCAACAACCATGTTGGTGAGAGAAGATGTAAGGGATGTAAAACCCTTTGTTGCCAAAGATGAGCTATATGTGGCAATAGCTCAAGGAGAACTTGCCTTAAGTTCAACTATTCTGAAAGCAAAAATGAAAG GTTCCACAGTACCACCACGCTTTAAGATACACTGGTCTTAA